Proteins encoded together in one Quercus lobata isolate SW786 chromosome 3, ValleyOak3.0 Primary Assembly, whole genome shotgun sequence window:
- the LOC115981548 gene encoding 21 kDa protein-like — MNTQHRLFLVSLVLQILLFQLQPTPTVGDPTPAALAPTPKTNGTEFIRTSCGTTLYPDLCYHSLSRYASAVQQSPGQLAKVAIGVTLSKARRMATYVSTLIRQAEYGTDRRAAAALHDCFTNFGDAVDEIRGSLKQMGQLGAAGLGVDSFRFQMSNVQTWMSAALTDEDTCTDGFEGVADGSLKSDVCDRVMKVHKITSNALALVNSYVAKETP, encoded by the coding sequence ATGAACACCCAACACCGGTTGTTCCTCGTCTCTCTCGTCTTACAAATATTACTCTTCCAACTCCAACCAACCCCAACCGTCGGAGACCCAACTCCCGCCGCTCTCGCACCCACACCCAAAACCAACGGCACAGAATTCATCCGCACGAGCTGCGGCACAACGTTGTACCCCGACCTCTGCTACCACTCCCTGTCCCGTTACGCCAGCGCCGTACAACAAAGCCCGGGTCAGCTCGCCAAAGTCGCCATAGGCGTGACTCTCTCCAAGGCTCGCCGCATGGCTACCTACGTCTCCACTTTGATTCGCCAGGCCGAGTATGGAACGGACCGCAGAGCCGCCGCGGCTCTGCACGACTGCTTCACCAATTTCGGCGACGCGGTCGACGAGATCCGCGGCTCGCTGAAGCAGATGGGTCAGCTCGGAGCCGCGGGTTTGGGAGTGGACTCGTTTAGGTTCCAAATGAGCAACGTGCAGACGTGGATGAGCGCCGCCTTGACCGACGAGGACACCTGTACGGATGGGTTTGAAGGTGTGGCCGATGGGTCGTTAAAGAGTGACGTGTGTGATCGGGTGATGAAGGTACATAAAATCACGAGTAATGCGCTTGCTTTAGTGAACAGCTATGTTGCCAAGGAGACACCTTGA